From Bacillus rossius redtenbacheri isolate Brsri chromosome 16, Brsri_v3, whole genome shotgun sequence, a single genomic window includes:
- the LOC134540422 gene encoding troponin C, isoallergen Bla g 6.0101-like — protein sequence MDDLPMEQIALLRKAFEAFDREKKGCISVDMVRTILEMVGHHVDDKMLKDVIAEVDADGSGELEFEEFVTLAARFLIEEDQEAMQQELKEAFRLYDKEGNGYITTAVLREILKELDDKVSNEELDMMIEEIDSDGSGTVDFDEFMEVMTGGED from the exons ATG gATGACCTACCGATGGAACAAATTGCCC TGCTGCGGAAGGCGTTCGAGGCGTTCGACCGCGAGAAGAAGGGCTGCATCTCGGTGGACATGGTGCGCACCATCCTGGAGATGGTGGGTCACCACGTGGACGACAAGATGCTCAAGGACGTCATCGCCGAGGTCGACGCCGACG GTTCGGGCGAGCTGGAGTTCGAGGAGTTCGTGACCTTGGCGGCGAGGTTCCTCATAGAGGAGGACCAAGAGGCCATGCAGCAGGAGTTGAAGGAGGCCTTCAGACTCTACGACAAGGAAG GTAACGGCTACATCACGACCGCTGTCCTGCGGGAGATCCTCAAGGAGCTGGACGACAAGGTGTCCAACGAGGAGCTGGACATGATGATCGAGGAGATCGACTCCGACGGGTCGGGCACGGTTGACTTCGACG